In the Gasterosteus aculeatus chromosome X, fGasAcu3.hap1.1, whole genome shotgun sequence genome, one interval contains:
- the LOC120808597 gene encoding troponin I, fast skeletal muscle — protein MACEKRLSARRKHTLKGCMLLVATNMLEAEAGVKVGDRENFLSDKCPPLELPYSKDELEELCKKLHDQINISEEERYSIEFKLNLVMTEVRDLNIKIVDMRGKFKRPRLKKVRMSADAMLKALLGSKHTVNMDLRANLKQVKKEVKEEDKQLRDVGDWRKNIEDKSDRKKMFDS, from the exons ATGGCCTGCGA GAAGAGACTGTCTGCGAGGCGAAAGCACACTCTGAAA GGATGCATGCTGCTGGTGGCCACCAACATGCTGGAGGCCGAGGCGGGGGTGAAGGTCGGGGACAGGGAGAACTTCCTGTCTGATAAATGTCCTCCTCTGGAGCTGCCGTACTCCAAGGACGAGCTTGAG gagcTCTGCAAGAAACTCCACGACCAGATTAACATCAGCGAGGAGGAGCGATACAGCATAGAGTTCAAACTCAACCTGGTCATGACTGAG GTCAGAGACCTCAACATAAAGATTGTGGACATGAGGGGAAAGTTCAAGAGACCCCGTCTGAAGAAGGTTCGCATGTCTGCCGACGCCATGCTGAAAGCCCTGCTGGGCTCCAAGCACACGGTCAACATGGACCTGAGGGCCAACCTGAAGCAGGTCAAGAAGGAGGTCAAGGAGGAG GACAAGCAGCTGCGTGACGTGGGAGACTGGCGTAAGAACATTGAAGACAAGTCTGATAGGAAGAAGATGTTTGATAGTTAA